CAACAGCAGCGAGCAAAATGACCAAGATCACTTGCCAAACATCCCATGTTAACGGAATACTCGCCCCCCCAACAACGTGACCAGATACTAAAAACGGAATGAGCAGCACGACCCCCAACACACGCACAATATGAAAATAAGTGACTGCTGTTAAATGGACGTCCCCTTCTTCTTCTGCAAACAATACAAGCTGAGATAATCCACCTGGCACATTGGCAGCGACGGCTGTTTTAAATGTAAGACCCGTTGATCGGGCAATAATCCATGCAATACCTAAACAAAACGCAAACAATAGAACATTGACGATGACCATAAAGAACAGCAATGATTTGAAATCGGAAAATAGCGAGAAATCAAATTGCTGTCCAATCGCGACACCGACGATTATAAGTCCAGTATTACGCAAAACTGCTGGCCATCTCAGCCTATCTTTTATGAAAAACTGGGCAACCAGTACCGAAAAAATAGGACCGATCAGCCATGGAATCGGCAGTGAAAGCGCGGAGAATAGAAGTGCCCCAATAAGTGCAATGACGAATACAAGAAGCATAACTTCTCCCCTTTTCTTTGATGAAT
This window of the Solibacillus isronensis genome carries:
- a CDS encoding AbrB family transcriptional regulator translates to MLLVFVIALIGALLFSALSLPIPWLIGPIFSVLVAQFFIKDRLRWPAVLRNTGLIIVGVAIGQQFDFSLFSDFKSLLFFMVIVNVLLFAFCLGIAWIIARSTGLTFKTAVAANVPGGLSQLVLFAEEEGDVHLTAVTYFHIVRVLGVVLLIPFLVSGHVVGGASIPLTWDVWQVILVILLAAVAVPLGRKLKLPVAHFLTPIIIVIGLKFFGIEAPTMPSDVLHIAQILIGAYIGLLLKPETLRLPLNVLIGGIASTVAMIILTYGTSLLIARFLDLSFATSFLSTAPGGLDQMGLLAAAVKADISVVTVFQLFRLLFIFLCVLPIIKWVYREREESVQ